From Oceanococcus sp. HetDA_MAG_MS8, the proteins below share one genomic window:
- a CDS encoding neutral/alkaline non-lysosomal ceramidase N-terminal domain-containing protein, translating to MTKRSGPVRALLITIASLLLAAGCGGGRPGSAQEPSGGQAPLQAQLASKTTLGACALQSPLRELGPGRDLPGRVDLEPAALVERPASASLNSGACAQNEQYLMGSGVQDMTGPAGDSISAGYEAPDHVLRGIHLRQFARAFALRDPCSGRSQVIAVTETGFMTQGTRQTVLDLVAADPELAPHYGPDNIMLSATHTHSGPGGEAHHTAFNLFRLGYDALVHEVYTQAIYKAIRQAHVNLEAHPEPGTIRLALGELLNANDNRSEPAYANNPESERQEWLNQSGDEVRVNKRMLQLRFDRANGRSIGLLNFFGVHTVSVGTAEPLISSDNKGLAARAFEAMMQTDYTAPDGQDRFVAAFAQSDEGDASPNLCFREHPFPDPRIGCGENTLQSNAAHGVKQLARAIELYDGGGVRIRGELDSRLMHAPMDSIEVSDPVILDSLQHPAALDDADKRTCSAALGYSMAAGAEDQRGPSQEGVTCADVNLLDALATDIALALETAAANASGSGYPVIPASTVGSSLGCALTGGLGALPGLPDADYSCHAEKPILFPIGSTDFISNSDLPLQILSLGQLAIVALPWEVTTMAARRIRETVMAELRGAGIDYVVVAALSNDFVQYLTTREEYATQQYEAASTHFGPWTLAAVRQELRQLAISLRDGQPAPAGVPAPRTTPPPPARLPYIAADARPGGAEFGAVLEDAAEAYAPGETVEVRFAGAHPRNDTAEVLNRGYVFAERQVGPEQWEVVAQDWDPGLIFYWRPTPESPVAGQTLPGRQSEIEVIWHLPANLPAGQYRIRYAGTAVPALIEADAGQRQSFSGVSRVFTVDGPQSECPGYPAWF from the coding sequence ATGACGAAGCGAAGCGGCCCGGTGCGGGCGCTACTCATCACGATTGCAAGTTTGCTATTGGCCGCGGGTTGCGGCGGTGGCCGGCCTGGTTCAGCCCAGGAGCCGTCCGGAGGCCAAGCTCCGCTGCAGGCGCAGTTAGCGAGCAAAACCACCTTGGGTGCCTGCGCCCTGCAAAGCCCGCTGCGCGAGCTGGGGCCGGGGCGCGACTTGCCAGGGCGGGTCGATTTAGAGCCGGCTGCGCTGGTTGAACGCCCGGCATCGGCCAGCCTTAACTCGGGGGCCTGCGCACAGAACGAGCAGTACCTGATGGGCAGCGGCGTGCAGGACATGACCGGTCCCGCCGGTGACAGCATCTCGGCGGGCTATGAAGCGCCGGATCATGTGTTGCGCGGTATTCACTTGCGTCAATTTGCCCGGGCCTTCGCCCTGCGCGACCCCTGCAGCGGCCGCAGCCAGGTGATCGCCGTGACCGAAACGGGCTTCATGACTCAGGGTACGCGCCAGACTGTGCTGGACCTGGTGGCCGCAGACCCGGAGCTGGCTCCGCATTACGGCCCCGATAACATCATGCTCAGCGCCACCCATACCCATTCCGGACCGGGTGGGGAGGCGCACCACACCGCCTTCAATCTTTTCCGTTTGGGGTACGACGCCCTGGTTCACGAGGTGTATACGCAGGCGATCTACAAGGCCATCCGGCAGGCGCATGTGAATCTCGAAGCCCACCCCGAGCCGGGCACCATTCGCCTGGCGCTGGGCGAGCTGCTCAACGCCAATGACAACCGCTCCGAGCCGGCCTATGCCAATAACCCCGAGAGTGAGCGCCAGGAATGGTTGAACCAGAGTGGTGACGAGGTGCGGGTGAACAAGCGCATGCTCCAACTGCGCTTCGACCGGGCCAACGGCCGTTCCATCGGCTTGCTCAACTTCTTCGGCGTGCACACCGTGTCCGTAGGTACGGCAGAGCCTTTGATCAGTTCGGATAACAAAGGCCTAGCGGCGCGGGCCTTCGAGGCCATGATGCAAACCGACTATACGGCGCCGGATGGCCAGGATCGCTTCGTTGCGGCCTTCGCCCAGTCGGATGAAGGCGATGCCAGCCCCAATCTGTGTTTTCGGGAGCATCCTTTTCCCGATCCTCGTATTGGCTGCGGTGAGAATACTTTGCAGTCCAATGCCGCCCATGGGGTGAAACAGTTGGCGCGGGCGATTGAGCTCTACGACGGCGGCGGTGTACGCATTCGCGGCGAGCTCGACAGCCGTCTGATGCACGCCCCCATGGACAGCATCGAGGTGAGCGACCCGGTGATTCTGGACAGCCTGCAGCATCCCGCCGCGCTGGACGACGCCGACAAGCGCACCTGCAGCGCAGCATTGGGATATTCCATGGCCGCCGGCGCGGAAGACCAGCGTGGCCCCTCCCAAGAGGGGGTGACCTGCGCCGACGTCAATCTACTGGATGCCCTGGCCACCGATATCGCACTGGCTTTGGAAACCGCAGCCGCCAATGCCAGCGGTAGTGGTTACCCGGTCATTCCGGCCTCAACCGTGGGCAGCAGTCTGGGCTGTGCGCTGACGGGGGGATTGGGTGCCTTGCCGGGCTTGCCCGATGCCGATTACAGCTGCCATGCCGAAAAACCCATCCTGTTCCCCATTGGCAGCACCGACTTCATTTCCAATAGCGATTTGCCCCTGCAGATCCTGAGTCTGGGCCAACTGGCTATCGTGGCATTGCCCTGGGAGGTCACCACCATGGCCGCTCGGCGAATTCGCGAGACCGTGATGGCTGAGCTGCGCGGAGCGGGCATCGACTATGTGGTGGTCGCGGCCTTGAGTAATGATTTCGTGCAGTACCTCACCACGCGTGAGGAATACGCCACTCAGCAATACGAAGCAGCGTCCACCCATTTTGGCCCCTGGACCCTGGCGGCCGTGCGCCAGGAGCTGCGCCAGTTGGCCATCAGCCTGCGCGACGGTCAGCCCGCACCCGCCGGCGTGCCCGCGCCACGCACCACGCCGCCGCCTCCTGCTCGTTTGCCGTATATCGCGGCCGATGCCCGGCCCGGCGGCGCCGAGTTTGGCGCCGTGCTCGAGGATGCAGCGGAGGCCTACGCGCCAGGAGAGACTGTGGAGGTTCGCTTTGCCGGCGCGCATCCGCGCAATGACACCGCCGAGGTCTTGAATCGTGGTTATGTCTTCGCCGAGCGTCAGGTGGGGCCAGAGCAATGGGAGGTGGTCGCCCAAGACTGGGACCCCGGCCTGATCTTCTACTGGCGGCCCACACCAGAAAGCCCGGTGGCCGGTCAAACCCTGCCTGGACGTCAGTCCGAGATTGAGGTGATCTGGCATCTGCCGGCCAACCTGCCTGCAGGCCAGTACCGCATCCGCTATGCCGGCACGGCTGTGCCGGCCCTTATCGAAGCCGATGCGGGGCAGCGTCAGAGCTTCAGCGGGGTGAGTCGGGTGTTTACCGTGGACGGGCCACAATCCGAGTGTCCGGGCTATCCGGCCTGGTTTTAG